The Etheostoma spectabile isolate EspeVRDwgs_2016 chromosome 23, UIUC_Espe_1.0, whole genome shotgun sequence genome includes a window with the following:
- the cep83 gene encoding centrosomal protein of 83 kDa → MTTSALGHSAPLLPNLEPGMGKSAAMLGLSAGLGGAEMELQKMLIDERMKCENHRTNYQTLKAEHASLQDEFTRAQGELKRLLSDRQTQQEKLQLLLAELRGELLDKTRELEELRLQVMTPQRLELLRAQVQQEMEAPVRERFNKLEEETEKYRSEYNKLRYDFTFLKSQFDHQREEHAHKLEETRIRYEAEIAHLEKDREELVAQYQGLDPLRDGKRVEALLREKAQLHLRLKGLEAEVAEQRAQKENSGQQAENVQRIQIRQLTESQAAVKSLEAERQSLRLQLERMESELHLTHEQNSQLTGRLHKAEREVNSLTCQIESLKHSHKLEVASVKLECARSKGELERERDTLQGQIDGLQADVEVLKAAVARHKEVLVEKERELVRKVQSAREEEFRKTATLHEEKLEVENRLAALEQQRALQDAADHAQMEEWEERLRSTQQGEESARKELLNLRSKLQQQSSQLEELERQKAEIAELQKQNHELGVQLGTLSHSESDLMETNQRLRETLDRHREDLRTARAQAERSQHEAERLVEDRRVEWLEEKHKLQEREAELQQKYSQVKEKLQRAAVAQKKRKTLTENKEKRLQDKIQLQEAKIEELELEAATAKKRSSFSEEQAQLNRRLKELQRRNNEFRRLLLGGQGPYSAAHPFLTAPTAFFLGSEGPLVNVPEEQHQRELVLLRRRLEDLESAQQQQLEELGSLVQRGQDPTPLPDL, encoded by the exons ATGACCACCTCTGCCCTCGGCCATTCGGCACCTCTACTCCCAAACCTGGAGCCTGGGATGGGGAAGTCTGCAGCCATGCTGGGGTTGTCTGCTGGGTTGGGAGGAGCAGAGATGGAGCTGCAAAAGATGTTGATCGATGAGAGGATGAAGTGTGAAAACCACAGGACCAACTACCAGACACTTAAGGCTGAACACGCCAG CTTGCAGGATGAGTTTACCCGGGCGCAGGGTGAACTAAAGCGCCTGCTGAGCGACAGACAGACTCAGCAGGAGaaactgcagctgctgctggctGAGCTCCGAGGAGAACTGCTGGACAAAACCAGGGAGTTAGAGGAGCTTCGACTGCAG GTGATGACCCCTCAGCGACTGGAGTTGCTCAGAGCTCAGGTGCAGCAGGAGATGGAGGCTCCAGTCAGAGAGAGGTTCAATAAACTGGAGGAG GAGACAGAGAAGTACAGGTCTGAGTACAACAAGCTGCGGTATGACTTCACCTTTCTCAAGTCCCAGTTTGACCACCAGAGAGAAGAACATGCTCATAAACTGGAGGAGACAAGGATCCGCTATGAAGCAGAG ATTGCTCATCTGGAGAAGGACAGGGAAGAGCTGGTGGCTCAGTACCAGGGTTTAGACCCACTGCGTGATGGGAAACGAGTGGAGGCTCTGCTGAGGGAAAAAGCCCAGCTCCACCTGCGACTTAAGGGCCTGGAGGCAGAGGTGGCAGAGCAACGCGCCCAGAAAGAAAACTCGGGCCAACAGGCCGAGAACGTCCAGCGCATCCAGATCAGACAACTAACAGAGTCTCAAGCTGCTGTCAAGTCTCTGGAG GCGGAGCGTCAGTCGTTGCGTCTGCAGCTGGAGCGGATGGAGAGCGAGCTTCATCTGACCCACGAGCAGAACAGCCAGCTCACCGGACGGCTGCACAAAGCCGAGAGAGAGGTCAACTCCCTCACCTGCCAG ATTGAAAGCCTGAAGCATTCACATAAACTGGAGGTGGCCAGTGTCAAACTGGAGTGTGCCCGCTCCAAAGGGGAgttggagagggagagagacacactgcaGGGACAGATTGACG GTCTGCAAGCAGACGTTGAAGTGTTGAAGGCTGCAGTGGCGCGACACAAGGAAGTTCtggtggagaaagagagagagttggtCAGGAAGGTCCAGTCCGCCCGTGAGGAGGAGTTCCGCAAAACTGCAACACTGCACGAGGAAAA GTTGGAGGTGGAGAACCGTCTTGCTGCTCTGGAACAGCAGAGGGCCCTGCAGGATGCTGCAGACCACGCCCAGATGGAGGAATGGGAGGAGCGCCTTCGTAGCACCCAACAAGGAGAGGAGTCAGCCCGCAAGGAACTACTAAACCTAAG aagCAAACTTCAGCAGCAAAGCTCCCAGCTGGAGGAGCTCGAGAGACAGAAAGCAGAGATCGCTGAGCTACAGAAG CAAAACCATGAACTGGGTGTCCAGCTGGGGACGCTGTCACACTCTGAAAGTGACCTGATGGAGACAAACCAGCGACTGAGAGAAACTCTAGACAGACACAGGGAGGATCTGAGGACAGCCCGAGCCCAGGCTGAGAGGAGCCAACATGAAGCAGAGCG ACTGGTGGAGGACCGTCGGGTTGAGTGGTTGGAAGAGAAACACAAGCTGCAGGAGCGAGAAGCTGAGCTGCAGCAGAAATACTCTCAGGTCAAAGAGAAACTGCAGAGGGCAGCAGTGGCCCAGAAGAAG agaAAAACACTGACCGAGAACAAAGAGAAGAGACTGCAAGATAAGATCCAGCTGCAGGAGGCCAAGATAGAAGAGCTGGAACTGGAAGCTGCAACAGCCAAAAA ACGTTCATCTTTCTCAGAGGAGCAAGCCCAACTCAACAGGCGATTGAAGGAGCTGCAGCGACGAAATAATGAGTTTCGGCGCCTCCTATTGGGTGGCCAGGGCCCCTACAGTGCTGCCCACCCCTTCCTAACTGCACCTACCGCCTTTTTCCTTGGGTCTGAGGGACCCTTAGTCAACGTACCA GAGGAGCAGCATCAGAGAGAGTTGGTTTTGCTCCGTCGCAGGCTGGAGGATTTGGAAAGtgcccagcagcagcagttggagGAACTGGGATCTTTGGTGCAGAGGGGCCAGGACCCCACTCCCCTGCCTGATCTCTAA